The sequence TGCATCAATGAATTTCTCTCGCTGCCGTGGACGTGGTGATTCAATGTTTTTTCGTGGAGCATAATCGAGGGGTCCATCAATACGACTAAATCGATCAATGTTTCCACTATTGCGGATAGACAGTTTGTGAACCGTGATATTCCGGCACACTGTTTTTTTAGACTTTTGGACGCAGGGGGTTACCGACGAGAGTGTTTCGAATCATTTAAACCAAAGGAGCCGTTTTGAGGAACGTACCTGTAGAGAGGGTGTAAAATCCTATTTATCCAGGTAAATATAGAATAACTCTACAGTATATGTCTAGCCGAGGCTAGGATCGGCGGATTATTACATCAGTGCTCTTTTCCATTTGAAAACCGTTTTCCGAGTGCCTATTGTGAAGATGCCACCGACGACATCGACCAACAGGAAGACTCCAGCGatgaagacactgaagacaacaCTGCTGTCACTCCTTAACATGTTCCAGGACATATGTGGGTTCGCTGACTACTTGAGCGGAGTGAAAAGTGCAAGTCAGGTAACGGTTCGGCTGGAGAAGCTGGATGAGATGTGGGAAAATGTAAATGATGTGATCCTGAACATCGAAACCCACGATGACTACGACGAGGAGGAGGACAACTGTTCCAAGCAGCGGTCAGAGTTCAGTAGCAAGTACTATGACTTGAAGTCTTTGCTATTGGACAAGGTCAAGGAGTTCCAGGAACCACCAGCCCTTAACCAATCAAACCGAAACCTGGAAGCGGCAGATCAAGCTACCATGGAGCGTGTGCGGTTACCTCAAATCGTGTTGCAAACCTTCGACGGCAACATCGATGATTGGTTGAGCTTCCGTGACCTGTATTTGTCGCTCATACATAGGAAGGCAGACTTATCGGAAGTGGAAAAATTCCACTACCTCAAAGGGTGCTTGGCAGGCGAAGCCAAGTCACTAGTGGATCCGCTGCCAATTACGCGTGGGACTCTTTAATGAAACGCTATAACGATAGCAAGCAGCTTAAGCGTCGCCAAGTTCAGGCGCTGTTCAAGTTACCGAAGCTGGCTAAGGAGTCGGCTACCGAGTTGCGGTCCCTACTGGAGGGCTTCGAGCGGTCTATGCAGACGCTAGATCAGCTAGTTCAACCTGTTGAATATAAAGATCTGCTGCTGTTGGACGTCCTATGCGCGCGACTGGATCCGATAACTAGAAGAAGCTGGGAAGAACTATCCTCAACTAAGGAGCAGGATACGATCAAGGATCTAACTGATTTTCTCCAACGTAGAGTGAAAGTCCTTGCTGCTCTACCAACCAAGTCCTCGAGTTACAAGGAAGAACCTCCTCAACAAAAAAGGGCACCGTTTCGGCACTTGAGCTACACCACTGTTCAGAGGGAACGTTGGGGCTATGTAGCGTGCCAAGAAGATCACCCACTATATCAATGCCCGAGATTTCAACGGATGTCTATACCCGATCGAACCAAGGTGTTACGGGATAACGGGCTCTGCCGGAACTGTTTTAGGCATGGCCATTGGGCGGTGGATTGTTTATCCCCATATACATGCCGGAACTGCAGAGGTAAGTACCACACTTTGGTATGCTCACTAACCCCATCCAACGGAAGTAGAAACGGATCACCGACGCTCCGAGCCCCTGCAGCGAGCAGAAGTACCCATTCAGAAAGGCCAACTACACAAGGAGGAACACCAGCGCAGGTGTCATCCAATGTAACCGGAACAAAGGTATCATCGATACTCCTTGCAACGGCCGTCATCCTAGTGGAAGGGAATAACGGAGTCCGTGTTCCGGCCAGAGCACTTCTAGATTCCGGCTCCGAGTGTAACTTCATGACTGAGAAGCTGGCTCAACAACTGAAGGTTCAAAGGCAACGGGCGGTTGTTGAAGTATGCGGAATTGGACAAGCCAACATGAAGGTGACATCCACCATATGGTCACGAGTTACAGGATTCTCGAGAAGGTTGGAATTCCTGTTGCTGCCGAAGGTGACAGCGAATCTCCCTACTACCAACGTAGATGTGACGGGATGGGAGTTTCCTGAAGGTTTGAAGTTAGCGGATCCAACGTTTTTCAGATCCGAGGCGATTGACCTCGTGCTGGGcatcaacaacttttttttaattcttcaatACCGGAAATGAAGTACCACTTGGTGAAGGTCTACCGATTCTCACTCAGTCAGTGTTTGGATGGGTAGTGTCCGGGAGTGTGGACAGGCCGCACAATAACTACCGCATCACAAGCAATGTGGCAGTTTGCCTGGAGGAGAAGCTAATACGTTGTCCGAAGAGTATATCGCGCCCTCTGACAGGTAATCGAAGAAAGAAGCAACCGTTGAGGAGTAATTCGTTCCATCGATCAGTATGGCAAATACATTGCCATGAAGCTTGCATGGATTACAAGTATCACCGAGCAACAGATCCAAATCTGGAACGTATGGTGCCGAAGGAAATCAGAGAGCGTTACTACTTATCCGAACAAGTACGCTACCCGGCGGTAGCATAGAGATCAAGCCAAAGAAACCAACCAAGATGATTTCCAACCATTCAACCCAACCTGTCCAAACACGCACGAgaggttttttcttctttcttttcagaaatctCAGTAATTTCAGGACGGGCGGGAATGTTTGAGCATCACATAGACAAAATCATCGATGCACCTAACGGCGAAACATGCGGCGGGTCGGTGTGCGTAACCACCCATCTCCTAAAAGAGTAACTTCTGAGTAACGATGCCATTACAAAATAGAAGAGTCGACTATTAGCCACCGAAAGGATCGGACAGAGTCCGTATATCCGAGGAACATTATCCCAATTTtatgtaaggtaccccggggcaagtgaaaatatggggtaagtgggtactatgactgcagatgaatcgatgaacgtttttaatggcaacaaagttctagaaagatgaagcagaactataaaCGAATTTACCCgacacaaaaaatatttggaatcaaaaccatttgaggcaccatactaatgctatttcttgatcatgactttaaactaccgggaaaatctactacttttattttaattcaattgatttccaactatatagtcgtttctaaatttatcattgatgtggaaagtgaatattttgagcaactaaataattgtgtgacatcgaaaacgacttaaatttttaaattaaacccAAAATCTGCCATTTTCATTTGCCCTTGAATTTTTACATActtggggcaagtgggacatatttgaataacatttccgataaagctattttaagtgctgtctagtgaaaaataacttcgtcattcatatatcatatggatctgaatcagatacagtttgatttcgtttttaaaaagtattgtacagttatttaccaaatgtgtattttacattctggaaattatctcccgcatgaAGAAGAGCAATGGCTATAACTATGCGATATTCTTCTGTTcacagtgcaaataatctatttattgTACAATAAATCAACAGAATTTGtcttacgttttgttatttttaaacttcacatcagcttttcagataaataaagtgcttaacacataaattggctattttgttctgttacaaattaaaaatactgCGCATCGCTGAATAAAAACTTTTCTTCTGAAGTattgatttatgtaataatttgtgttctaagagaaatatttattcatacgaaaagtgaatgaagatttgcttatccttgccacctaaaacatttggtacaaaagtaagctaatgaagaacaagacaacagccaaaTAAACAGCAAATCGGCTGTTGTCTTCTTTTCATTTCTGCTAAGattataatccctttcttgttgcaaaaataaagtccgacatgcaaccaatctccatccatgatctgaaaatactaatgctcagaaataatatgatcagtatatctacattcctcaaattagtttcgttcgacagtagaaaacagaataggtcccacttgccccgtttgaaggggtaagtggcttctgaaggtaaatttatttcttgcactatcattatttttgtaattgaataaatggcctccaacacctctacacttcaacaatggaagcatataatggtgtatcagtggttaatgttctgaaataaccagttttctaagtatgcgttaacaattttgctgaactagcgttttttaggtcccacttgccccggggtgcCTTATAGTGTTTAGTCTAATAAATGTAGTTTATGTATAATAAAGTGGTTGTTTGATAAGCCAAAATATGTGTAATGTGCTAGTGGACTTCAGTAAATAAATGTGTAAAGAGTAAAGGACGTTCCAAACGGTGGGCCTGTGGAGGATATGCACTCGAAACCCCATCGAATCAACCATCCAAGTCTGCCGATTTGTGTTCACTTCAGAATCCCTAGATCGCTTTTGGAAAGCCGACAAATTATACAGTCCACTTCGCAGATAGAGGACCAGCTCCCAAAcacgcatatttgtaacaattgcatttttttgcgaTTTTGAGTTAGGCTCTTTGTCTTCAAATTGTTAGTTCTTTCATCTAAGTTGGTAGAATCTGAAAGTTTGTTCTAAAAAtctaccaagttgttttgtaacatcgAACATAGTGACCGCATAATTGTAACACTGGAAAATtatttgcatattattcggcaactcggccgtacgaaaaccattttttttgttaattatcTTGGCTGtggcacagcatatgtttcgaaatggacaaattgatatgaaatttgcgaaaaagaaaccacgtgtcttggagggactcgaatcctcaacctcctactctctagataggcgtggtaacccctacacaacaagaccacttaaaggtcacgtttgcggagaagccatcagaatccgagtaccgacctccaccgcggttagctcttttttgcaaattgaatatctttcggatgcttgatttgtccaatctccacatgtgctttactattgtatatccacagtcaagcgagtgcacattgtttattaaacgagtgggggcatggagtgcgatcctatTCAACCTAGAATCAAATTTTACGTAGTCATTGATGTTTATTAACAAATGCTAGTATTGGAGAAGTGGTTGATTAATTTTGTGGTATGAGGTTGTGGGAAAAATACCTtacgtagaaaaaaaaacaaataat comes from Armigeres subalbatus isolate Guangzhou_Male chromosome 2, GZ_Asu_2, whole genome shotgun sequence and encodes:
- the LOC134209605 gene encoding uncharacterized protein LOC134209605 yields the protein MKRYNDSKQLKRRQVQALFKLPKLAKESATELRSLLEGFERSMQTLDQLVQPVEYKDLLLLDVLCARLDPITRRSWEELSSTKEQDTIKDLTDFLQRRVKVLAALPTKSSSYKEEPPQQKRAPFRHLSYTTVQRERWGYVACQEDHPLYQCPRFQRMSIPDRTKVLRDNGLCRNCFRHGHWAVDCLSPYTCRNCRGKYHTLVCSLTPSNGSRNGSPTLRAPAASRSTHSERPTTQGGTPAQVSSNVTGTKVSSILLATAVILVEGNNGVRVPARALLDSGSECNFMTEKLAQQLKVQRQRAVVEVCGIGQANMKVTSTIWSRVTGFSRRLEFLLLPKVTANLPTTNVDVTGWEFPEGLKLADPTFFRSEAIDLVLGINNFFLILQYRK
- the LOC134209604 gene encoding uncharacterized protein LOC134209604, translating into MPPTTSTNRKTPAMKTLKTTLLSLLNMFQDICGFADYLSGVKSASQVTVRLEKLDEMWENVNDVILNIETHDDYDEEEDNCSKQRSEFSSKYYDLKSLLLDKVKEFQEPPALNQSNRNLEAADQATMERVRLPQIVLQTFDGNIDDWLSFRDLYLSLIHRKADLSEVEKFHYLKGCLAGEAKSLVDPLPITRGTL